The Malus domestica chromosome 10, GDT2T_hap1 nucleotide sequence CTAAACGTTACTTTCCACAGCTATGCTTGGTCTTCCTCATATAAGCCTTGCATGTAGGCTTTTTAATGGTTTTTCTTTTCCTGGTTTCTTTCAGTTTAGCTTTTGGATACAAATTAACCATATTGGGAGGGGGGACTCGAACTCGAGATCGTAGGTGCAAAGGAGATTGCTGTTAATCAACTGAGTTACAAACACTTATTCATTTCGGATTAGTTAATTACATGAATATTATCCACATGAAAGACATGTGAAGCAAATATCTACAAAGTAAACATTAATTTTGTGACTACTTATCGACATATCTAAAAGATGAGTAACTGGACAAATCAAATCGGACAATGATTAACCAAACAGCCAATTTCCTATATATCTCCTTTCTTTAAATAAAAGATCTATCTTGATTGTTGATTGTTGATTGTTGATTGTGAGGAGATAAATGCAAATTTATTTAAGAAGCTGatcaaaatttcagaagtgAAGATTGTGAAACTTAACTCAATTAATTACAAGTAAAAGCACACCGGCCGGTCACGCgcacatacatatataaattCTCTATTGACAAATATCACCTCTCCATTATTACAGATCAAAGTTCTATATAGTATCAATCTCCGTTTttcagtttatttatttaattttgagaTCTATATGTACCATCCAGAATGTGCATAATTAtacaaatttttgtattttttttcctgCAATTGTTTCCAATATTATTCTTGCTATCAGAATATATATTATCGATCAAGATCACTCAAGTAGTAGGAGAGTAAATTTCCACAATTGTCCTCATCACCTTTACCTGTGTGGTAAGGCACTTCATGTAATGAGCAGTCTCCTCCAACAAGCTCCAAGTATCCATGCCTTCACCGCCCGGTACGACCTTCCGCAGCTCATTTACCTTGTTCTGCTCAATTATTTTCTTCATGGAGTAGTGAGAGCTACTGCCAATTGATCTCCTCACAACGCCGCTGTTGCGCGCTTGGTTTTGGATCTTCCAGAGCAGAGCCCTACTCCAAGCTCTTCTCGTCCCTACAGCACAAGCCATGGATGCATTAGCAGCAGTCTTGATTTTATGATATCGTCGCCGGATCTCTCTCGGAGAAGACGAGattgatggtgatgatgatgatctggggtggtttttgtttattctgATGAGGGCTTTCACCAACCCTTTGGTGAACCTAGATTTCAGTGAATTAGGGTTTGGAGAATTCATGGGTCTATATAtgtttgtggaaaaaaaattagggtttgtttggaCAGTAGGGTTGCGGGTACTTGAATTAGAAAGAGTTGAACTTTTAGGAGGAAAGAGAGTCAAATGAACAAGATAAAAGATTTTCTTCTGACACAAAGGGGTCCAGTTTGCTCACAAGCCACCACGACAAAGAGGAGAGAACTTAGATGTGTGCTCTGACAACACTGTCTCTCCTCCAAAACAAAACCACAAACAACTGGAGATTTAGAGAGAGATTATGCGATTGGGCAATTTAAGGAAGAGAAAGGATGAGagggaaagaagaaaaggagaaagaaaagaagaagattgaGAAAGAGAGAATATTAGAAATGGGAGGTGTAAAGAAGAAGGAGACTTGGAGAATCAACCtttaatataataaatacaATATTATTAGAGAAatgttattgacactctaaaaatctcattccacactcttcataagtgtatttttctttccaaatatagaaagtttggagtatataatgagatttttagagtgccaataacaattccctattaTTAATCAAATATGGAAAATTGATGAATTGAATTGGTGAATATATATTGTCTTTCTCTTAAATCTGTTGCGTTTTaagtttatatttttcttttttctatagTTTATATGAATTTAGTATAAATTATCTTATCTTTGGAGgatgattctctcccctcctaatcAATGGCGGAGTTAGGAATTTTTTACCGGGTGGGctagtttaaaaatttaaatcttTATAAATAAAGCAACTAATACCGTATTTTTCATAGTATCAActagcttaaaaaaaaaatcacaaggtgagccaaaaaaaatttaattaaacaaatccaaacttgtacatgtacaagAAGCGATGAGAAAAATTATGTAAGAAAAAAAGATGATTTATAAactgtattatataatttttttatagttaaACCTAGAGAATTCGgattaatgactaaatatttaGTGGGCTACATTCgaaaatcaattaaattacatgtaaaattttatttttcatcgaAAGCTACCTGGACTACAGACCAGGGCAGCCCTTAACCTGGCTCCGCCAGTGCTCCTAatttctctccctttccctcccctcctatttgaacggttacagtttagccacgtcaacattttatattgattttttttatagagacaataagacaaaaaacaatatgtgAGAGGAAGGGAGGGAAGTGGATGGGAATAGGAGGGGAGATAATCCTACTCCCTTATCTTTTgtctatacatatatatatgtgtgtgtatttatttattattaatatatggagaaattaggttttcatctttccttttgctactccatttattaaaatcttattccttttcaatttttgatcaaggtccttgggtattaataacatcattaattatttcaataataaaatatttttttatttctaaatatattcatttaatgttaaaaatgttacaattaatatatttatatttatgactaaatttattatcacatatttttagttttagtttgtacccatttttaatttgtaattcttttttaatttgtaccaattttcttttcagttttaatttgtacccatatattaatttctttttgtgcccatattttttaaagtttatttgtatttgtacccatatattttttttatttgtactttttagtttgtacccacttttaatttgcaacattttttttttaatttgtagtattttctttttagttttattttgtacccatatattaatttcttttagcgcctatattttttaaaaattcatttgtactcataattttttaatcttttatctataccctaatttatttacaatgtacccattcttctttattaatgtaccactttgttatatgtgaaatgtaccaatttttttgtaaaatgtaccaataattttaacactatgg carries:
- the LOC139188642 gene encoding transcription factor IBH1-like, whose translation is MNSPNPNSLKSRFTKGLVKALIRINKNHPRSSSSPSISSSPREIRRRYHKIKTAANASMACAVGTRRAWSRALLWKIQNQARNSGVVRRSIGSSSHYSMKKIIEQNKVNELRKVVPGGEGMDTWSLLEETAHYMKCLTTQVKVMRTIVEIYSPTT